A single Aggregatilinea lenta DNA region contains:
- a CDS encoding L-ribulose-5-phosphate 4-epimerase yields the protein MLEALRKTVADLHAELPRNNLVTWTSGNISGRDKESGLVVIKPSGLRFEQLGPENMVVVDENAAIVESNYKASSDTATHCYIYREMPEVGGIVHTHSPYATAWAALGKDIPCILTAMADEFGGPIPCGGFALIGGEEIGREVVRVLREGPNPHSPAVIMQNHGVFTVGPTPLAAVKAAIMCEDVARTVFLAFQLGQPLTISADDIAKLHKRYTTVYGQ from the coding sequence ATGTTAGAAGCCCTGCGCAAAACCGTCGCCGACCTGCATGCCGAGCTGCCACGTAACAATCTGGTCACGTGGACCAGCGGCAACATCAGCGGGCGCGACAAAGAGTCCGGGCTGGTGGTGATCAAACCCAGCGGCCTGCGCTTCGAGCAGTTGGGGCCGGAAAACATGGTCGTCGTGGACGAAAACGCGGCCATTGTCGAGAGCAACTACAAGGCGTCCTCCGACACGGCGACGCACTGCTATATCTACCGCGAAATGCCGGAAGTCGGCGGCATCGTGCATACGCACAGCCCCTACGCGACGGCCTGGGCCGCATTGGGCAAGGACATCCCGTGCATCCTGACGGCGATGGCCGACGAGTTTGGCGGGCCGATCCCGTGCGGCGGCTTCGCGCTCATCGGCGGCGAGGAGATCGGGCGCGAGGTGGTGCGTGTGCTGCGCGAAGGTCCGAACCCGCATTCCCCGGCGGTGATCATGCAGAATCACGGTGTGTTCACAGTCGGCCCGACGCCGCTGGCAGCGGTCAAGGCCGCGATCATGTGCGAGGACGTGGCGCGCACGGTGTTCCTGGCGTTCCAGCTCGGTCAACCGCTCACCATCAGCGCCGACGACATCGCCAAGCTGCACAAGCGCTACACCACCGTTTACGGTCAATAA
- the araB gene encoding ribulokinase, whose translation MAEQYAVGVDFGTESGRAVVVRVSDGAELGSAVHKYADGVIDEHLPGSDKPLPPEWALQNPDDYIAVFKNAVPAAVKAAGIDPADVIGIGIDFTACTILPVKADGTPLMRLPELHDNPHAWVKLWKHHAAQPEADKINETARQMGEPWLNRYGGKISSEWLFSKTLQILDEAPEVYAAADRILEAADWVVWQLGGQETRNACTAGYKAIYQDGDYPKPEYFAALDPRLADVVDQKLKRELSPLGGLAGNLTGEAAGWTGLKPGIAVAVANVDAHVTPPAAGVVGPGVMVMIMGTSTCDMVMNEEMHEVPGMCGVVDGGIVPGLYGYEAGQSAVGDIFAWFVDNAVPPEYHEAAKAKGMDLHAYLEAEAAKQKPGEHGLLALDWWNGNRSVLVDVDLSGLLIGATLATKAPDIYRALIEATAYGSRTIFEAFEDNGVPIREVVAAGGLPEKNKLLMQIYADVTGREFKIIKSGQGPAVGSAMHAAVAAGAYEDIQAAAAKMGALKDEVFTPIPENQAVYDRLYAEYVTLHDYFGRGENDVMKRLRQIRNEARGID comes from the coding sequence ATGGCAGAGCAGTATGCTGTTGGAGTGGACTTTGGAACCGAGTCGGGACGCGCGGTGGTGGTGCGCGTCAGTGACGGCGCGGAGCTGGGCAGCGCGGTGCACAAGTACGCCGACGGCGTGATCGACGAGCACTTGCCCGGCAGCGACAAGCCCCTGCCCCCCGAATGGGCGCTGCAAAACCCGGATGACTACATCGCCGTGTTCAAGAACGCGGTTCCGGCGGCGGTCAAGGCGGCGGGCATCGATCCGGCGGACGTGATCGGCATCGGCATCGACTTCACCGCCTGCACGATTCTCCCCGTCAAGGCGGACGGCACGCCGCTGATGCGCCTGCCGGAGCTTCATGACAACCCGCACGCGTGGGTCAAGCTGTGGAAGCACCACGCCGCGCAGCCCGAAGCCGACAAGATCAACGAAACGGCGCGTCAGATGGGCGAGCCGTGGCTGAACCGCTACGGCGGCAAGATCTCGTCCGAGTGGCTGTTCAGCAAGACGCTCCAGATCCTGGACGAAGCGCCGGAAGTTTACGCAGCAGCGGACCGCATCCTTGAGGCGGCGGACTGGGTCGTGTGGCAGTTGGGCGGCCAGGAAACGCGCAACGCCTGCACCGCCGGATACAAGGCCATCTACCAGGACGGCGACTATCCCAAGCCGGAATACTTCGCGGCGCTCGATCCGCGTCTGGCGGATGTGGTCGATCAGAAGCTGAAGCGCGAGCTATCACCGCTCGGTGGGTTGGCGGGCAACCTGACCGGCGAGGCGGCGGGCTGGACCGGCCTCAAGCCGGGCATCGCGGTCGCCGTGGCGAACGTGGACGCGCACGTGACGCCCCCGGCGGCAGGCGTCGTCGGCCCTGGCGTGATGGTTATGATCATGGGCACCAGCACCTGCGATATGGTGATGAACGAAGAGATGCACGAAGTCCCCGGCATGTGCGGCGTGGTGGACGGCGGTATCGTGCCCGGTCTGTATGGCTACGAAGCCGGACAGAGCGCCGTGGGCGACATCTTCGCGTGGTTCGTCGATAACGCCGTCCCGCCGGAGTATCACGAAGCGGCTAAGGCGAAGGGCATGGATCTGCACGCCTACCTGGAAGCCGAAGCGGCCAAGCAGAAGCCCGGCGAGCACGGCCTGTTGGCGCTCGACTGGTGGAACGGCAACCGTTCCGTGCTGGTGGATGTGGACCTGAGCGGCCTGTTGATCGGTGCGACGCTGGCGACGAAGGCCCCCGACATCTACCGTGCGCTGATCGAAGCGACCGCCTACGGCTCGCGCACGATCTTCGAGGCGTTCGAGGACAACGGCGTGCCGATCCGTGAGGTCGTCGCGGCGGGTGGTCTGCCCGAAAAGAACAAGCTGCTGATGCAGATCTACGCTGACGTGACGGGCCGCGAGTTCAAGATCATCAAGAGCGGCCAGGGTCCGGCGGTGGGCAGCGCCATGCACGCGGCGGTTGCGGCGGGCGCGTACGAGGACATCCAGGCGGCGGCAGCCAAGATGGGCGCGCTCAAGGATGAGGTCTTCACGCCCATCCCTGAAAACCAGGCCGTGTACGACAGACTGTACGCCGAATACGTCACGCTGCACGACTACTTCGGGCGCGGCGAGAACGACGTCATGAAGCGTCTGCGCCAGATCCGCAACGAGGCACGGGGGATCGACTGA